Proteins found in one Gemmatimonadota bacterium genomic segment:
- a CDS encoding sulfatase-like hydrolase/transferase, which yields LRNAANNGQTVGEKTGRALPEEDFDAIQEKLDDIGSPHSYTDIPWGWAQVGNTPLPWYKQDTHAGGVRVPMIIHYPPAIKDAGGVRGQFHFVSDLTPTILEVLNLQPRSCYRGYDQMPITGTSMAYTFDDRDCPTQKPVQYFEMMGNRALWLDGWMAVTRHDSDDDYNDDEWELYYLDEDFSQSNNLAKAEPDQLKKLIERWWVEAGRYGVLPLRSGLPPRPTTAEPDSLTYHFVPPMARIASKQSPALEQGNWSLTAEVEILPETEGVIYAQGKSLDGFSLFIQNGTLCFVYNALGQTISGRSTTTLPNGRITVGAAFEPADDGTGTITLTGDGETIGSIQIPDATRRSKMRGVEVGRNRHSPIAGVSPFEFTGVIHFVDICVELR from the coding sequence CCTGCGCAATGCCGCAAACAATGGGCAGACCGTAGGCGAGAAAACCGGGCGCGCTTTACCAGAAGAAGATTTCGATGCCATCCAAGAAAAACTGGATGACATCGGGAGCCCGCACAGCTACACCGATATCCCCTGGGGCTGGGCTCAGGTGGGCAACACACCCTTGCCATGGTACAAGCAGGATACACATGCGGGCGGTGTACGCGTGCCGATGATCATTCACTATCCTCCAGCTATAAAAGATGCTGGCGGTGTAAGGGGACAGTTCCACTTCGTTTCAGATCTCACACCGACAATACTTGAAGTACTCAATTTACAACCTCGGTCGTGCTACCGTGGATACGATCAGATGCCTATTACGGGAACGAGCATGGCCTACACTTTTGACGACAGAGATTGCCCTACGCAAAAACCTGTTCAGTATTTTGAAATGATGGGCAACCGTGCGCTCTGGCTCGACGGCTGGATGGCCGTTACCAGACACGACTCAGACGACGATTACAATGATGACGAATGGGAATTGTATTATCTCGATGAAGATTTCTCGCAATCCAATAACCTCGCAAAGGCCGAGCCAGATCAACTGAAAAAGCTGATTGAAAGATGGTGGGTAGAAGCCGGACGCTATGGCGTCTTGCCTTTGCGCTCTGGGCTGCCACCGCGCCCCACCACTGCGGAACCCGATTCGCTGACGTATCATTTTGTTCCGCCAATGGCTCGCATTGCATCAAAACAATCGCCCGCACTGGAACAGGGAAACTGGTCATTAACTGCCGAAGTTGAGATCCTGCCAGAAACCGAAGGCGTCATCTATGCCCAGGGCAAATCCCTCGATGGATTTTCTTTATTCATACAGAATGGCACACTGTGCTTTGTGTATAACGCGCTGGGGCAAACAATCTCAGGTCGTTCCACAACGACGCTTCCCAATGGTCGTATTACCGTGGGTGCTGCGTTCGAACCCGCCGACGATGGCACAGGAACCATCACGCTCACGGGAGATGGCGAGACAATCGGTTCGATCCAAATTCCAGACGCCACACGCAGGTCAAAGATGCGCGGTGTAGAAGTCGGTCGCAACCGACATTCAC